One segment of Nostoc flagelliforme CCNUN1 DNA contains the following:
- a CDS encoding anhydro-N-acetylmuramic acid kinase, whose product MHPTEEVAVPTRVIGLISGTSVDGIDAALVEISGTELDLKVELIAGATYPYPADLRERILAVGAGLAISMAELAEIDDAIAIVFAQAAQNIQIGHQPATLIGSHGQTVYHRPADREMGNKTTPYSRSATLTASPLPSTDAINRVSAHSPLGYSLQLGRGALIAHVTGITTVSNFRVADIAIGGHGAPLVPRVDAYLLSHSEEGRCIQNIGGIGNVAYIPPRHGDWLSKIRAWDTGPGNSLLDLAVEHLSAGAKTYDEDGNWAASGTPCHPLVEQWLNQDYFHLPPPKSTGRELFGVTYLHECLEDAQAYQLNAADILATLTELTAASIVHSYRTFLPEMPQRVLLCGGGSRNLYLKSRLELLLPSIPVLTTDQVGLSADFKEAIAFAVLAYWRLLGIPGNLPTATGAPQEVLLGEIHQNQYSVLRQEE is encoded by the coding sequence ATGCATCCGACTGAAGAAGTTGCTGTCCCTACTCGCGTTATCGGTTTAATTAGTGGCACATCCGTAGATGGCATAGACGCTGCGTTGGTAGAGATTTCCGGTACAGAATTGGATCTCAAAGTTGAGTTGATAGCTGGGGCAACATATCCTTATCCAGCTGATCTCAGAGAAAGAATATTGGCAGTTGGTGCAGGCCTTGCCATCTCAATGGCAGAATTGGCAGAAATAGATGATGCGATCGCCATTGTCTTTGCTCAAGCCGCCCAAAATATTCAAATTGGTCATCAGCCAGCCACTCTCATTGGCTCCCACGGTCAGACAGTTTATCATCGACCTGCGGATAGGGAAATGGGAAACAAAACCACTCCCTACTCCCGTTCGGCTACGCTCACGGCAAGCCCACTCCCTAGTACAGACGCAATTAATCGTGTCTCTGCCCACTCCCCACTAGGCTACAGTCTCCAACTAGGGCGTGGTGCATTAATTGCCCATGTTACGGGCATTACAACTGTGAGCAACTTCCGCGTTGCTGATATCGCTATTGGTGGTCATGGTGCGCCTCTCGTACCTAGAGTAGATGCCTATTTACTCAGTCATTCTGAAGAAGGGCGTTGTATTCAAAACATTGGTGGTATTGGTAATGTTGCTTATATTCCGCCTCGGCATGGCGACTGGCTCTCAAAAATTCGCGCTTGGGATACTGGCCCAGGAAATAGTCTATTGGATCTAGCGGTGGAGCATTTAAGCGCTGGTGCTAAAACTTACGATGAAGATGGCAATTGGGCAGCCAGTGGTACTCCTTGCCATCCATTGGTAGAACAATGGCTCAACCAAGACTATTTTCATCTGCCGCCGCCAAAATCCACTGGTCGAGAGTTATTTGGTGTGACTTACCTGCATGAGTGTTTAGAAGATGCCCAAGCATACCAACTCAACGCTGCCGACATACTGGCAACTCTCACGGAACTTACAGCTGCTTCAATTGTTCATAGTTACCGCACTTTTTTGCCGGAAATGCCACAACGAGTACTATTATGTGGCGGTGGTAGTCGCAATCTGTATTTGAAAAGTCGATTAGAGTTGTTGTTGCCATCAATACCAGTCTTGACTACAGATCAAGTTGGTTTGAGTGCAGATTTTAAAGAAGCGATCGCCTTTGCAGTTTTAGCCTACTGGCGACTTTTGGGTATTCCTGGCAACCTACCTACTGCGACTGGAGCACCTCAAGAAGTGCTTTTGGGAGAAATTCACCAAAATCAGTACTCAGTGCTGAGACAGGAAGAATAA
- a CDS encoding pre-peptidase C-terminal domain-containing protein has product MAFIFGKTTDDKISGTSGNDTIVGWASGGNANSTSGNDTLNGADGNDSLAGGTANDSLIGENGNDTLDGGTGNDTLLGGAGNDTFRGSQGNDSINGGDGIDTADYSQIGQTITLSGVGTIEKAGGFGQDQLFRVENVIANANVANNTIDTSQSLAGVAITVNLRTQSLVANNVPGLGTLSFTAVNFDNVIGTNGNDNIVGDTQNNRLSGNNGDDTLDGGLGTDTLIGGAGDDTYLIDTTLDRITEAANSGTDTVRPSVTYALGTNLENLRLREGSDINGTGNNVSNFLFGNTSNNTLNGLGGNDTLDGNNGNDILNGGDGNDSLQGGPGNEVLNGGSGDDILIGVFPGSPLPPGIGETDNFSGGAGVDRFILGDAGNVFYNDNNVTSPGFEDLAIIIDFDSSQDRIELKGPPQDYSLRVVGSNTRIFLAQQDEIIGILQGKTNLRLDSDDFLFYERENPGEGTNNSLDSAEGLGSLSSGSDVNLLAQLTTVQPGDNSDFDFFTFSLANPGTVTIATVTSGDTVLGLFDGAGTLLQSNDDNGTDLGSLITSSLGAGTYSISVSKFGFSPEDGGTFSGSTSIPDLSYTLEVSLV; this is encoded by the coding sequence ATGGCATTTATTTTCGGCAAAACAACTGATGACAAGATTTCTGGGACTTCGGGAAATGACACGATAGTTGGTTGGGCTAGTGGTGGTAATGCCAATAGTACTTCCGGTAACGACACTTTGAATGGTGCAGATGGTAACGATTCCCTCGCAGGTGGGACGGCAAACGATAGTCTAATCGGTGAAAATGGCAATGACACACTTGATGGGGGCACAGGAAACGACACTCTACTAGGTGGTGCAGGCAATGACACCTTTAGAGGCAGTCAGGGTAACGACAGCATTAATGGCGGAGATGGCATAGATACCGCAGACTACAGTCAAATAGGTCAGACCATTACCTTGTCAGGTGTTGGAACCATTGAAAAAGCTGGCGGATTTGGGCAAGACCAACTCTTTAGAGTAGAAAATGTTATTGCTAATGCTAATGTTGCCAACAACACCATAGATACATCCCAATCTTTGGCTGGGGTAGCTATCACCGTTAACCTGCGAACCCAAAGCTTGGTTGCCAATAACGTTCCTGGCTTGGGAACATTGTCATTTACAGCAGTCAACTTTGATAATGTCATCGGCACAAATGGAAATGACAACATTGTAGGCGACACGCAAAATAACCGATTATCCGGTAATAATGGCGATGACACACTTGATGGGGGCTTGGGTACTGACACTCTAATAGGTGGTGCAGGCGACGACACTTACCTCATTGACACTACTCTTGATAGGATTACAGAGGCTGCGAATTCAGGCACAGATACCGTCCGGCCTTCTGTCACCTACGCACTAGGCACCAATCTGGAAAACCTGAGGCTAAGGGAAGGTAGCGACATCAACGGGACAGGTAACAATGTTAGCAACTTCCTTTTTGGTAATACTTCTAACAATACTTTGAATGGCCTAGGAGGCAATGACACTCTAGATGGTAATAATGGCAATGATATCCTCAATGGTGGCGACGGCAATGATAGTCTACAGGGCGGACCAGGCAATGAGGTACTCAATGGCGGGTCTGGAGACGACATTCTCATCGGTGTTTTCCCTGGTAGTCCGCTTCCACCTGGAATAGGGGAAACTGATAACTTCAGTGGCGGGGCTGGGGTAGATAGATTTATCCTCGGGGACGCTGGAAATGTTTTCTACAACGATAACAACGTTACGAGTCCTGGCTTTGAGGACTTGGCTATTATTATTGACTTCGACTCTAGCCAAGATCGAATTGAACTCAAAGGACCTCCACAAGACTACAGCCTGCGAGTTGTTGGAAGCAACACACGAATATTCTTAGCACAGCAAGATGAAATCATAGGTATTCTGCAAGGGAAAACCAATCTCAGACTTGATAGTGATGACTTCCTTTTCTATGAGCGAGAAAATCCTGGAGAAGGTACAAACAACTCACTAGACAGCGCTGAAGGTTTAGGTTCCTTATCATCAGGCTCAGACGTTAATCTCTTGGCCCAGTTAACAACAGTTCAACCAGGGGATAATTCTGATTTCGACTTTTTTACATTTTCTTTAGCAAATCCAGGAACTGTCACTATCGCGACAGTGACATCGGGAGATACAGTTCTCGGTCTGTTTGACGGTGCTGGAACTTTATTACAAAGTAACGACGATAATGGCACAGACCTGGGATCATTAATCACTAGTTCTCTGGGTGCAGGTACTTACTCCATATCAGTGAGTAAATTTGGTTTCTCGCCTGAAGATGGCGGAACTTTCTCTGGTAGCACCTCTATACCTGATCTTTCTTATACCTTAGAAGTCAGTTTGGTATAA
- the sppA gene encoding signal peptide peptidase SppA: protein MRNFIKQTFASLIGTLLGLIIFGGLGTTGLFLLILAASSSKDTGPNVKDKSVLVFDLSMKITDSEPSSGELFQNTLSGVDDDRMALRKVVETLEKARRDPRIVGIYLDATSTSQAGNVGYASLKEIRKALEEFRAAGKKIIAYGSDWSEKEYYLSSVADSIVLNPLGMMEINGLSSQPMFLAGALQKYGIGIQVVRVGKFKGAVEPFILKKLSPENREQTQKLLDDVWGEWRTTVGASRKIEPNQLQAIADNQALLEATQAKSTGLVDRVAYPDEVLTDLKKLTDSDKDDKTFRQITLNSYAEVSGKSFGVERSSKNEIAVVYAEGEIVDGKGEDGQVGGDRFAKIFNKLRQDKDVKAVVLRINSPGGSATASEVMQREVKLTRKVKPVVVSMGDVAASGGYWIASDSNRIFAEPNTITGSIGVFGVLFNGEKLANDNGITWDSVKTGTYADTQTVSRPKSPQELALYQRSVNRIYNMFLNKVSQGRKLPEQKVAEIAQGRVWSGVTAKEIGLVDEIGGLNSAIAYAAKQAKLGEDWEVQEYPRTSSFGERFFGRATEEVRTALGIEGMQLKQSNPLTDEFQKLQQEIGILQKMNDPQGIYARLPFNLKIE, encoded by the coding sequence ATGCGTAATTTTATCAAACAAACTTTTGCTAGTTTAATTGGCACCTTACTAGGACTAATTATTTTTGGTGGTCTGGGAACCACTGGATTATTCTTGCTAATATTGGCTGCTAGCTCCTCTAAAGATACTGGGCCAAATGTCAAAGATAAGTCAGTGTTGGTTTTTGACTTGTCAATGAAAATTACTGATAGCGAACCTAGTTCAGGCGAACTGTTTCAAAACACATTATCAGGTGTAGATGACGATAGGATGGCACTCCGCAAAGTTGTGGAAACTTTGGAAAAGGCGCGGCGCGATCCGCGAATTGTCGGGATCTATTTAGATGCAACAAGCACAAGCCAAGCTGGTAACGTTGGCTATGCCTCTCTGAAAGAAATTCGGAAAGCGCTAGAGGAGTTTCGTGCTGCGGGCAAAAAGATTATCGCTTATGGCAGTGATTGGAGTGAAAAGGAATATTACCTTAGTTCAGTGGCAGATTCCATTGTACTTAATCCTTTAGGAATGATGGAAATCAACGGCTTGAGTTCGCAACCGATGTTCTTAGCGGGAGCATTGCAGAAATATGGCATTGGTATTCAAGTCGTGCGGGTGGGGAAATTTAAGGGGGCTGTAGAACCGTTTATCCTCAAAAAGTTGAGTCCAGAAAACCGCGAACAAACTCAAAAATTGTTGGATGATGTTTGGGGAGAGTGGCGTACTACTGTAGGCGCAAGTCGAAAAATTGAACCTAACCAGTTGCAAGCGATCGCAGATAATCAGGCGCTACTAGAAGCCACACAAGCCAAAAGCACAGGTTTAGTCGATCGAGTAGCATACCCCGATGAAGTGCTAACTGACCTCAAAAAGTTGACAGATAGCGATAAAGACGACAAAACATTCCGACAAATTACCCTGAATAGCTATGCAGAAGTTTCTGGCAAATCTTTCGGTGTAGAACGTAGTTCAAAAAATGAAATTGCCGTTGTTTATGCTGAAGGTGAGATTGTCGATGGTAAAGGAGAAGATGGGCAAGTAGGAGGCGATCGCTTTGCCAAAATCTTCAACAAACTACGACAAGATAAGGATGTGAAAGCTGTTGTACTACGGATTAATAGTCCTGGTGGTAGCGCTACCGCATCTGAAGTCATGCAGCGAGAAGTGAAATTAACTCGTAAGGTAAAACCGGTTGTAGTGTCAATGGGTGATGTAGCCGCCTCTGGTGGTTACTGGATTGCTAGCGACTCTAATCGCATTTTTGCCGAACCAAATACCATTACAGGTTCAATAGGTGTGTTTGGGGTGTTGTTCAATGGTGAAAAGCTGGCTAATGATAACGGCATCACCTGGGATTCGGTAAAAACTGGAACCTATGCTGATACTCAAACAGTTTCGCGTCCGAAATCGCCCCAAGAGTTGGCACTTTATCAACGCAGTGTTAACCGAATTTATAATATGTTTCTGAATAAAGTTTCTCAAGGTCGCAAACTCCCAGAACAAAAAGTGGCAGAGATTGCCCAAGGACGGGTTTGGTCTGGTGTAACAGCGAAGGAAATTGGTTTGGTGGATGAAATTGGCGGCTTGAATAGTGCGATCGCGTATGCTGCCAAGCAGGCGAAACTAGGAGAAGACTGGGAAGTGCAAGAATATCCTCGCACTAGCAGTTTCGGAGAACGGTTTTTTGGACGTGCAACTGAAGAGGTGCGGACTGCTTTAGGAATTGAGGGGATGCAACTCAAACAATCCAATCCCCTCACCGATGAATTCCAAAAGTTGCAACAGGAAATCGGAATTCTGCAAAAGATGAACGATCCACAAGGGATTTACGCCCGCTTACCTTTCAACTTGAAGATTGAGTAG
- a CDS encoding folate/biopterin family MFS transporter: MVLQSSGLSKVKDSLTQKIFLGNEPNAELIAILTVYFVQGILGLSRLAVSFFLKDELLLSPVQVSALLGIVFLPWMIKPVFGFISDGLPIFGYRRRPYLILSGILGTASWASLATIVHTSWAATLAIALGSLSVAMSDVIVDSLVVERARGESQAKAGSLQSLCWGASAIGGLITAYFSGLLLQYFTTRTVFGITALFPLIVSGVAWLIAESPVSKDAQDSNQTNPLPIKHQLGQLRQAITQKRIWLPTAFIFIWQATPNADSAFFYFATNELHFEPEFLGRVHLVTSFASLAGVWIFQRFLKNIPFRVIFAWSTVLSSILGMTMLLLVTHTNRRLGIDDHWFSLGDSLILTVMGKIAFMQVMVLAARLCPSGVEATLFALLMSVFNSAGTVSHAFGALITYWLGITATNFESLWLLVVITNLSTLLPLPFINWLPAAEEETETSKDGEQAFLPDLMSELVLREPESEKNSF; encoded by the coding sequence ATGGTGCTTCAATCATCTGGCTTGTCCAAGGTCAAAGACTCATTAACACAAAAAATCTTCTTGGGTAATGAACCTAATGCAGAGTTAATTGCAATTCTCACCGTTTATTTTGTCCAAGGAATTTTAGGATTATCGCGTCTAGCCGTTAGCTTTTTCCTCAAAGATGAACTGCTGCTGAGTCCAGTCCAGGTGTCGGCGCTATTGGGAATTGTCTTCCTACCTTGGATGATTAAGCCGGTGTTTGGTTTTATTTCTGATGGTTTGCCTATATTTGGCTATCGTCGGCGTCCTTACTTGATTTTATCCGGGATACTGGGAACTGCTTCTTGGGCGAGTCTGGCCACAATAGTTCATACTAGCTGGGCAGCTACATTAGCGATCGCTCTTGGCTCTCTCTCTGTCGCCATGAGTGATGTCATAGTTGACTCGCTGGTTGTGGAACGAGCTAGAGGCGAATCCCAAGCAAAAGCCGGTTCATTACAATCTCTGTGCTGGGGTGCTTCTGCGATCGGAGGTTTGATAACAGCATACTTTAGCGGTCTGCTGCTCCAATACTTTACTACCCGTACTGTCTTTGGAATTACCGCCTTATTCCCTCTCATCGTCTCAGGGGTAGCTTGGTTAATTGCTGAGTCCCCCGTTAGCAAAGATGCTCAAGATAGTAATCAGACCAACCCTTTACCAATCAAACATCAACTGGGGCAGCTACGCCAAGCCATTACCCAAAAAAGAATTTGGCTACCAACGGCGTTTATCTTCATCTGGCAAGCTACCCCAAATGCTGACTCAGCCTTTTTCTACTTCGCTACCAACGAACTCCACTTTGAACCAGAATTTTTGGGGCGAGTCCACTTGGTGACAAGTTTCGCTTCTTTAGCAGGTGTTTGGATTTTTCAACGTTTCCTCAAAAACATCCCTTTTCGCGTGATTTTTGCTTGGAGTACTGTCCTTTCGTCAATTTTGGGGATGACGATGCTGTTGTTAGTGACTCACACAAACAGGCGGTTAGGCATAGATGACCACTGGTTTAGTTTGGGTGATAGCCTTATTCTCACTGTGATGGGGAAAATTGCCTTTATGCAAGTGATGGTTCTAGCAGCAAGGCTTTGTCCCTCTGGTGTGGAAGCGACATTATTTGCCTTGTTAATGTCGGTGTTTAATTCAGCAGGAACGGTTTCTCATGCATTCGGGGCATTAATCACCTATTGGTTGGGGATTACCGCAACGAACTTTGAATCACTTTGGCTATTGGTAGTAATTACTAACCTCAGCACGCTGTTACCCCTACCATTTATCAACTGGCTACCTGCTGCTGAAGAAGAAACTGAGACATCCAAAGATGGGGAACAAGCGTTTTTGCCAGATTTGATGTCTGAGTTGGTACTGAGAGAACCAGAGTCGGAAAAAAATTCTTTTTAG
- a CDS encoding Npun_F0296 family exosortase-dependent surface protein, whose protein sequence is MSFKKIACIAALSLSAISSFIYAGSAQAISFQITTGITGPNGETNQGAFSEFTKLPATRTVNFNDGQAPTTGFAKYSFETGQNSSVRLDQWAPAGANGEVNNNGQYLAVFSGDQVTINLQSSLNYFGINWGAISSGNVFSFYNGNTLIKSFTTTDVNPVAPVKASQHGGEGNGYLHFYSDSSSDIFNKIVITQTGGGGFESDNHSFHLGTDRFTGFDPKAVPEPSITLGMLAVGGMFLRKRKNEKLQSVSQSH, encoded by the coding sequence ATGTCTTTTAAAAAAATTGCTTGCATTGCTGCTCTATCTTTATCTGCAATCTCTTCATTTATCTATGCAGGTTCTGCCCAGGCTATTTCCTTCCAGATAACTACAGGAATTACAGGCCCTAATGGAGAAACTAACCAAGGTGCTTTTTCTGAGTTTACTAAGCTTCCCGCTACGAGAACTGTTAACTTCAATGATGGTCAAGCGCCAACCACTGGTTTCGCTAAGTACTCATTTGAAACTGGTCAAAACAGCAGTGTTAGGTTAGATCAATGGGCACCAGCTGGGGCAAACGGTGAAGTCAATAATAATGGTCAGTATTTGGCAGTGTTCAGCGGTGATCAAGTCACAATTAACCTTCAAAGTTCCCTCAATTATTTTGGTATTAACTGGGGAGCTATCAGTTCTGGTAACGTTTTTTCTTTCTACAATGGCAATACTCTGATCAAATCATTTACAACTACGGATGTGAACCCAGTTGCACCAGTTAAAGCTTCACAGCATGGCGGTGAAGGAAATGGCTACCTTCACTTCTACTCAGATAGTAGCAGCGATATTTTCAACAAGATTGTCATTACTCAAACAGGTGGTGGTGGATTTGAAAGCGACAACCATTCTTTCCATCTAGGAACCGACAGATTTACAGGTTTTGACCCTAAAGCTGTTCCTGAGCCTAGTATTACCTTGGGTATGTTGGCTGTAGGTGGTATGTTTCTCCGCAAGCGTAAGAACGAGAAGTTGCAAAGCGTCAGCCAATCTCATTAA
- a CDS encoding pre-peptidase C-terminal domain-containing protein, with protein MAFIFGTTSPNNLSGTSGNDTIVGWASNGNANSPSGNDTLNGLAGNDSLAGGTANDSLIGGNGNDTLDGGLGTDTLIGGAGDDTYLIDTTLDRITEAANSGTDTVRSSVNYALGTNLENLSLREGSDINGTGNSVSNFLFGNTSNNTLNGIGGDDTLDGNNGNDILNGGDGNDSLQGGPGNDVLNGGSGDDILIGVFPGSPLPPGIGETDNFTGGAGVDRFILGDAGNVFYDDNNVTSPGFGDLATIIDFDSSQDRIELKGPPQDYSLQVVGSNTRIFLAEQSESIGIVQGETNLRLDSDDFLFYERENAGEATNNSLDSAEGLGSLSSGSDVNLLAQLTTVQPGGNPDFDFFTFSLANPGTVTIATVTSGDTILGLFDAAGTLLQSDDDSGLDQGSLITSSLGTGTYSISVSKFNFFPQSGGTFSGSDFRPDLSYTLEVNFE; from the coding sequence ATGGCATTTATTTTCGGCACTACAAGTCCTAACAATCTTTCTGGGACTTCAGGAAATGACACGATCGTTGGTTGGGCTAGTAATGGTAATGCCAATAGTCCCTCCGGTAATGACACTTTGAATGGTTTGGCTGGTAACGATTCCCTCGCAGGTGGGACGGCAAACGACAGTCTAATCGGTGGAAATGGAAACGACACACTTGATGGGGGCTTGGGTACTGACACTCTAATAGGTGGTGCAGGCGACGACACTTACCTCATTGACACTACTCTTGATAGGATTACAGAGGCTGCGAATTCAGGCACAGATACCGTCCGGTCTTCTGTCAACTACGCACTAGGCACCAATCTGGAAAACCTGAGCCTGAGGGAAGGTAGCGACATCAACGGGACAGGTAACAGTGTTAGCAACTTCCTTTTTGGTAATACTTCTAACAACACTTTGAATGGCATAGGAGGCGATGACACTCTAGATGGTAATAATGGCAATGATATCCTCAATGGTGGCGACGGCAATGATAGTCTACAGGGCGGACCAGGCAATGACGTACTCAATGGCGGGTCTGGAGACGACATCCTCATCGGTGTTTTCCCTGGTAGTCCGCTTCCACCTGGAATAGGAGAAACTGATAACTTCACTGGCGGGGCTGGGGTAGATAGATTTATCCTCGGCGACGCTGGAAATGTTTTCTACGACGATAACAACGTTACGAGTCCTGGTTTTGGGGACTTGGCTACTATTATTGACTTCGACTCTAGCCAAGATCGAATTGAACTCAAAGGACCTCCACAAGACTACAGCCTGCAAGTTGTTGGAAGCAACACACGAATATTCTTAGCAGAGCAAAGTGAGAGCATAGGTATTGTACAGGGGGAAACCAATCTCAGACTTGATAGTGATGACTTCCTTTTCTATGAGCGAGAAAATGCTGGAGAAGCTACAAACAACTCACTAGACAGCGCTGAAGGTTTAGGTTCCTTATCATCAGGCTCAGACGTTAATCTCTTGGCCCAGTTAACAACAGTTCAACCAGGGGGCAATCCCGATTTCGACTTTTTTACATTTTCTTTAGCAAATCCAGGAACTGTCACTATCGCGACAGTGACATCGGGAGATACAATTCTCGGACTGTTTGACGCTGCTGGAACTTTATTACAAAGTGACGACGATAGTGGCTTAGACCAGGGATCATTAATCACTAGTTCTCTGGGTACAGGTACGTACTCCATTTCAGTGAGTAAATTTAATTTCTTCCCTCAAAGTGGCGGAACTTTCTCTGGTAGCGACTTTAGACCTGATCTTTCTTATACCCTAGAAGTCAATTTTGAATAA
- a CDS encoding Uma2 family endonuclease — MVLQTEKRYYTPEEYLELEEKAEYKNEYRDGEIIPMTGGTTNHNKIAGNFYKRFPLTVQGQDYEIYIGDVKLSIPRYRLYTYPDIIVIKGKPIYEGTGTTIITNPLLLVEVLSNSTKNYDKTDKFKYYRSIPGFQEYIMIDQYSFAVEQFTKQAEGQWIFKEYEGEDAVLVLDSIDFQIALRDIYERVNFELIEE, encoded by the coding sequence ATGGTTTTACAAACAGAAAAGCGCTACTACACTCCAGAAGAATATTTGGAATTAGAAGAAAAAGCTGAATATAAAAATGAATACAGGGATGGAGAAATTATACCTATGACAGGGGGAACAACCAACCACAATAAGATTGCAGGTAATTTTTATAAAAGGTTTCCCCTGACTGTGCAAGGACAAGATTATGAGATTTACATAGGGGATGTGAAATTATCAATCCCTCGTTATCGTCTCTATACTTACCCTGATATTATAGTCATCAAAGGTAAGCCTATTTATGAGGGAACAGGTACAACAATTATTACTAATCCCTTATTACTTGTTGAAGTTTTATCAAATTCAACTAAAAATTATGACAAAACAGATAAGTTTAAATATTATCGTTCAATTCCTGGTTTTCAGGAATATATTATGATTGACCAGTATAGTTTTGCTGTGGAACAATTTACAAAGCAAGCAGAAGGTCAATGGATTTTTAAAGAATATGAAGGTGAAGATGCAGTTTTAGTCTTAGATTCTATCGATTTTCAAATTGCCTTGCGTGATATTTATGAACGGGTGAATTTTGAGTTGATTGAGGAATAA
- the fni gene encoding type 2 isopentenyl-diphosphate Delta-isomerase: protein MNAPTNISAQTQNRKADHIRICLEEDVQSHQITNGLERYRFTHSCLPELNHNDIDISTTFLGKHLGAPLLISSMTGGTEQAAMINQRLAQVAQHYKIAMGVGSQRVAVEKPQVADTFAVRKYAPDVLLFANLGAVQLNYKYGLDECLRVVDILEADALILHINPLQECIQPKGDTNFRGLIDKISELCSKMPVPVIAKEVGNGISAAIANKLIAAGVAAIDVAGAGGTSWAKVESERAENPLQRRLGRTFADWGLPTAECITTIRAIAPNVPLIASGGLRHGLDIAAAIALGADIAGLAMPFLQAAATSETAVAELAEVLIAEITTVLFCTGNATLYQLKHSDSLQRIE from the coding sequence GTGAACGCCCCTACCAACATCTCTGCACAAACTCAGAATCGCAAAGCCGATCACATTCGGATCTGCTTAGAAGAAGATGTTCAGTCTCATCAAATCACCAATGGACTAGAACGTTATCGTTTCACCCATTCTTGCTTACCCGAACTCAACCACAACGATATTGATATCAGTACAACTTTCCTGGGGAAACACCTTGGCGCACCCTTGTTAATTTCTTCCATGACTGGCGGAACAGAACAAGCCGCAATGATTAACCAACGTTTGGCGCAAGTCGCGCAACACTACAAAATTGCAATGGGTGTTGGTTCCCAGCGCGTAGCAGTAGAAAAACCCCAGGTAGCTGATACTTTTGCTGTCCGCAAGTATGCCCCGGATGTTCTGCTATTTGCGAACTTGGGCGCTGTGCAACTTAACTATAAGTACGGCTTAGATGAATGTTTGCGCGTAGTTGATATCCTAGAAGCTGATGCCCTAATTTTACACATAAACCCTCTACAAGAGTGCATTCAACCTAAAGGTGATACTAATTTTCGGGGTTTGATTGACAAAATATCTGAGTTGTGCAGTAAAATGCCAGTGCCAGTGATTGCGAAGGAAGTAGGTAACGGCATTTCAGCAGCGATCGCCAACAAACTAATCGCCGCCGGAGTAGCAGCAATTGATGTGGCGGGTGCAGGAGGTACTTCTTGGGCAAAAGTAGAAAGCGAACGGGCAGAAAATCCCTTGCAACGTCGCTTAGGAAGGACGTTTGCCGATTGGGGTTTACCGACGGCAGAGTGTATTACAACTATTAGAGCGATCGCTCCAAATGTGCCCTTAATTGCTTCGGGAGGTTTGCGTCATGGATTGGATATTGCAGCTGCGATCGCTTTGGGAGCAGATATAGCTGGTTTAGCAATGCCTTTTTTGCAAGCAGCAGCAACATCAGAGACAGCAGTTGCCGAACTCGCTGAAGTATTAATCGCTGAAATTACCACAGTCTTATTTTGCACTGGCAACGCTACCTTATATCAGTTAAAGCACTCTGATAGTTTACAGCGCATAGAATAA